A part of Streptomyces sp. NBC_01210 genomic DNA contains:
- a CDS encoding carbohydrate ABC transporter permease has translation MTTTDGVVKAKQSLPARIAAGAGGGVMRVFLILVGLFWLMPTFGLLLSSLRDATDISESGWWKVFSAPAQLTTENYSRLLDNTAITDSLLSTVLITVPATVLVVVIGSLAGYAFAWMEFPGRDWWFMVVVGLLVVPVQVALVPVSKLFGQIGIFETTIGVIIFHVAFGLPFAIFLLRNFFAEIPRELLEAARLDGAGEIRLFTRVVMPLGGPAIASLGIFQFLWVWNDMLVALIFADSESAPITVALQRQVRQFGNNIDVLAPGAFVSMIIPLAVFFAFQRQFVTGVMAGAVK, from the coding sequence ATGACCACGACCGACGGTGTGGTGAAGGCCAAGCAGTCACTCCCGGCGCGTATCGCGGCAGGCGCCGGCGGTGGCGTGATGCGGGTGTTTCTCATCCTGGTGGGCCTGTTCTGGCTGATGCCGACGTTCGGGCTGCTGCTGTCGTCGCTGCGCGACGCGACGGACATCAGTGAGAGCGGCTGGTGGAAGGTGTTCTCGGCCCCGGCACAGCTGACCACCGAGAACTATTCGCGGCTCCTCGACAACACGGCGATCACCGATTCCCTGCTGTCCACGGTGCTGATCACCGTCCCTGCCACGGTTCTGGTCGTGGTGATCGGCTCGCTCGCCGGATACGCCTTCGCCTGGATGGAATTCCCGGGCCGCGACTGGTGGTTCATGGTGGTCGTCGGCCTCCTCGTGGTCCCGGTCCAGGTCGCGCTGGTGCCGGTCTCCAAGCTGTTCGGCCAGATCGGCATCTTCGAGACGACGATCGGCGTGATCATCTTCCATGTCGCGTTCGGTCTGCCGTTCGCGATCTTCCTGCTGCGGAACTTCTTCGCGGAGATCCCGAGAGAACTGCTGGAGGCGGCGCGGCTCGACGGCGCGGGCGAGATACGGCTGTTCACGCGCGTCGTAATGCCGCTGGGCGGCCCGGCGATCGCCTCGCTGGGAATCTTCCAGTTCCTGTGGGTGTGGAACGACATGCTGGTGGCGCTGATCTTCGCGGACTCCGAGAGCGCGCCGATCACGGTGGCACTCCAGCGCCAGGTGAGGCAGTTCGGCAACAACATCGACGTCCTGGCGCCCGGCGCCTTCGTCTCGATGATCATCCCGCTGGCGGTGTTCTTCGCGTTCCAGCGGCAGTTCGTGACGGGAGTCATGGCGGGAGCGGTCAAGTGA
- a CDS encoding TetR/AcrR family transcriptional regulator, producing the protein MTTDPGTPRRAPAGAAVLREDVTHAIRAAVFEELAAVGFARMSIEGIARRAGVGKTAVYRRWKSKLSLVLDLVSVFAAQGLPAPATGSLYGDVRALLEVASHALRHPVASQVIPDLLVEAARHPEISDAIKAALLDSQQGVAAVVVRDAVARGELPESTDPDKALDLIVGPLYWRLVVVRTGLPKGYLDELARGAVAALRS; encoded by the coding sequence ATGACCACGGATCCGGGAACACCACGTCGCGCGCCGGCGGGAGCCGCAGTGCTCCGGGAGGACGTGACCCACGCCATCCGCGCCGCCGTCTTCGAGGAACTGGCCGCGGTCGGCTTCGCGCGGATGTCGATCGAGGGCATCGCGCGGCGGGCGGGCGTCGGCAAGACGGCGGTCTATCGGCGCTGGAAGTCGAAACTGTCGCTGGTACTGGACCTGGTCTCGGTGTTCGCGGCGCAGGGGCTGCCGGCGCCGGCGACGGGTTCGCTGTACGGCGATGTACGGGCGCTGCTCGAGGTGGCGTCGCACGCCCTGCGCCACCCGGTGGCCTCGCAGGTCATCCCGGACCTGCTGGTGGAGGCGGCGCGCCACCCGGAGATCTCGGACGCGATCAAGGCGGCGTTGCTGGACAGTCAGCAGGGCGTGGCGGCGGTGGTGGTACGGGACGCGGTGGCACGGGGCGAACTCCCCGAATCCACGGACCCGGACAAGGCGCTGGACCTGATTGTGGGGCCGCTGTACTGGCGGCTGGTGGTGGTGCGGACGGGGCTGCCGAAGGGGTACCTGGACGAGCTGGCGCGGGGGGCGGTGGCGGCGCTCCGGTCGTGA
- a CDS encoding ABC transporter permease — translation MGRSEPHPDPSESAPDGPSDLAALAARHGLTVSGARPTLRSYIGQLWSRRHFIVAFATARLTAQYSQAKLGQIWQVMTPLLNAAVYYFIFGMLLDTSKHVPDFIPFLVTGVFIWTFTANSIMAGTRAISGNIGLVRALHFPRASLPIAIALQQLQQLLFSLGALLAILVCFGQLPQVGWLLAIPALTLQAVFNTGISMIMARLASKTPDIAQLMPFILRTWMYVSGVMWSIDKVLSHDKVPHTVKLALQCNPAAVYIDLMRFALIDSFTAAQLPPHVWAVALFWAVLFGAGGFLYFWKAEEEYGRG, via the coding sequence ATCGGCCGGTCAGAGCCGCATCCCGACCCGAGCGAATCCGCCCCGGACGGCCCGTCCGACCTCGCCGCGCTCGCCGCCCGCCACGGCCTGACCGTCAGCGGCGCCCGCCCCACCCTGCGCTCCTACATCGGCCAGCTCTGGTCCCGCCGCCACTTCATCGTCGCCTTCGCCACCGCGCGGCTGACCGCCCAGTACAGCCAGGCCAAGCTGGGCCAGATCTGGCAGGTCATGACCCCGCTGCTGAACGCGGCGGTCTACTACTTCATCTTCGGCATGCTGCTCGACACCAGTAAGCACGTGCCCGACTTCATCCCGTTCCTCGTCACCGGCGTGTTCATCTGGACCTTCACCGCCAACTCGATCATGGCCGGCACCCGCGCGATCTCCGGCAATATCGGCCTCGTACGCGCCCTGCACTTCCCCCGCGCGAGCCTGCCCATCGCCATCGCGCTCCAGCAGCTCCAGCAGCTGCTCTTCTCGCTCGGCGCGCTGCTCGCCATCCTGGTCTGCTTCGGGCAGCTTCCCCAGGTCGGCTGGCTGCTCGCGATCCCGGCACTGACCCTGCAGGCCGTGTTCAACACCGGCATTTCGATGATCATGGCGCGGCTGGCCAGCAAGACCCCGGACATCGCCCAGCTGATGCCGTTCATCCTGCGCACCTGGATGTACGTCTCCGGTGTGATGTGGTCGATCGACAAGGTGCTCAGCCACGACAAGGTGCCGCACACCGTCAAGCTGGCGCTGCAGTGCAACCCGGCCGCCGTCTACATCGATCTCATGCGCTTCGCGCTCATCGACAGCTTCACCGCCGCCCAACTCCCCCCGCACGTGTGGGCCGTGGCCCTCTTCTGGGCAGTGCTCTTCGGGGCCGGCGGATTCCTGTACTTCTGGAAGGCAGAGGAGGAGTACGGCCGTGGCTGA
- a CDS encoding ABC transporter ATP-binding protein, whose amino-acid sequence MADSRIPTVVVDGVHITYKVNGVRTGKGSATTALSRIVSRKGAPGVREVHAVKGVSFAAYKGEAIGLIGSNGSGKSTLLKAIAGLQPPSKGRVFTQGQPSLLGVNAALMGDLTGERNVILGGLAMGMTREQIRDRYDDIVDFSGINEKGDFITLPMRTYSSGMGARLRFSIAAAKSHDVLLIDEALSTGDARFQRRSQERINELREEAGTVFLVSHSIGTISETCDRAIWLEAGTLRMDGPVKDVVAAYNEFTSPKK is encoded by the coding sequence GTGGCTGACTCCAGGATTCCCACCGTCGTCGTCGACGGCGTCCACATCACGTACAAGGTGAACGGCGTCCGCACCGGCAAGGGCAGCGCCACCACCGCCCTCAGCCGGATCGTCTCCCGCAAGGGCGCACCCGGCGTTCGAGAGGTGCACGCCGTCAAGGGCGTCAGCTTCGCCGCGTACAAGGGCGAGGCCATCGGCCTGATCGGCTCCAATGGCTCGGGCAAGTCGACACTGCTCAAGGCCATCGCGGGCCTGCAGCCGCCGTCCAAGGGCAGGGTCTTCACCCAGGGCCAGCCCTCGCTGCTCGGCGTGAACGCGGCACTCATGGGCGATCTGACCGGCGAGCGCAATGTCATCCTCGGCGGACTCGCGATGGGCATGACCCGCGAGCAGATCCGCGACCGCTACGACGACATCGTCGACTTCTCGGGGATCAACGAGAAGGGCGACTTCATCACGCTGCCGATGCGTACGTACTCCTCCGGCATGGGCGCCCGGCTGCGGTTCTCGATCGCCGCGGCGAAGAGCCACGACGTGCTGCTGATCGACGAGGCTCTGTCCACCGGCGACGCCCGCTTCCAGCGGCGCAGCCAGGAGCGCATCAACGAGCTGCGCGAGGAGGCCGGCACGGTCTTCCTGGTCAGCCACAGCATCGGCACGATTTCCGAGACGTGCGACCGCGCGATCTGGCTGGAGGCCGGGACGTTGCGGATGGACGGCCCCGTGAAGGACGTCGTCGCCGCGTACAACGAGTTCACCAGCCCCAAGAAATAG
- a CDS encoding glycosyltransferase 87 family protein produces MTNHRTAPPAHGSARVPGTALPGTRAPLGADPPRPTQAVALGAVWAATRIGMLLLLIVDRLGDSGVAGEVHTLYRHWYEQLSQGAFPLNDVTWQYPPGAALVFLFPGTLPWLTYFQAFVAITLAADAVVTLALARAGVPGAWMWVCGLPLLLHLPFARYDVQVTALAVLALLAMRGRPLLGGALAGLGAMVKVWPLLTLLGTPRGRTTRAAWLSAAASAVALLAVLALAFTHSLDFLRQQGARGVQIESLGGTALQLARKAGWPGTVRYQYGAFEFIGPYVSSVARLSLLLTAAALCWLLLWRVRARRWTAATPFDAALAAVLLFTVTSRVISPQYLVWLLGLAAVCLTSRHTTQRPVALLMLPAAALSALAYPLLYDDVLGGTPLGCLIMVVRNGLLVTAALLSCRRLWTATAAR; encoded by the coding sequence ATGACGAATCATCGGACTGCACCGCCCGCCCATGGCTCCGCCCGGGTGCCCGGGACCGCGCTCCCCGGCACCCGGGCGCCCCTCGGCGCCGACCCGCCCCGGCCCACGCAGGCCGTCGCCCTCGGCGCCGTCTGGGCAGCCACCCGCATCGGGATGCTGCTCCTGCTCATCGTCGACCGCCTCGGCGACAGCGGCGTCGCCGGCGAGGTGCACACCCTCTACCGGCACTGGTACGAGCAGCTCAGCCAGGGCGCTTTCCCCCTGAACGACGTCACCTGGCAGTACCCGCCCGGCGCCGCGCTGGTGTTCCTCTTCCCCGGCACGCTGCCCTGGCTCACCTACTTCCAGGCCTTCGTCGCCATCACCCTCGCCGCCGACGCCGTCGTCACCCTCGCGCTCGCCCGCGCCGGTGTGCCCGGCGCCTGGATGTGGGTGTGCGGACTGCCGCTGCTGCTGCATCTGCCCTTCGCGCGGTACGACGTCCAGGTCACCGCCCTGGCCGTGCTCGCGCTACTGGCGATGCGCGGCCGGCCGCTGCTCGGCGGGGCGCTCGCCGGCCTCGGCGCGATGGTCAAGGTCTGGCCGCTGCTCACCCTGCTCGGCACACCCCGGGGACGTACGACACGCGCCGCCTGGCTCTCGGCCGCCGCCTCCGCGGTCGCGCTGCTCGCCGTCCTCGCGCTCGCCTTCACGCACTCCCTGGACTTTCTGCGGCAGCAGGGCGCCAGAGGCGTCCAGATCGAGTCGCTCGGCGGAACCGCGCTCCAGCTCGCGCGGAAGGCGGGCTGGCCGGGCACGGTCAGGTACCAGTACGGGGCCTTCGAGTTCATCGGTCCCTATGTGTCGAGCGTGGCGCGGCTCTCGCTGCTGCTGACCGCCGCGGCGCTGTGCTGGCTGCTGCTCTGGCGGGTCAGGGCCCGGCGCTGGACTGCGGCGACACCCTTCGACGCCGCGCTCGCCGCCGTCCTGCTCTTCACCGTCACCAGCCGGGTGATCAGCCCGCAGTATCTGGTCTGGCTGCTCGGACTGGCCGCGGTCTGCCTCACCTCCCGGCACACCACCCAGCGCCCGGTCGCGCTGTTGATGCTGCCCGCGGCCGCGCTGAGCGCGCTGGCCTACCCCCTGCTCTACGACGATGTGCTGGGCGGGACTCCGCTCGGCTGTCTGATCATGGTCGTACGGAACGGTCTGCTGGTCACGGCGGCTCTGCTCTCCTGCAGGCGGCTGTGGACGGCCACGGCCGCGCGATAG
- a CDS encoding serine/threonine-protein kinase: MRNGGPQPLRDDDPREIAGYVLEARIGEGGMGTVYLTRTGEGRPVALKLIRREHAQSESFRKRFAREVEAVRRVHGHHLVPVVDHDAEAARPWLATRYVPGLPLDDALAEHGPLPLKCVLQLTACAAHALDAVHTAGVIHRDVKPGNLLLTAEGPWLLDFGIARDIGTSSMTTVGRMVGTPKYMSPEHALGKQLTPASDVFTLGLVAAEAAAGRHPYGEGGGLVVATRIAGTDHEPPDLRAHPAALREVLTACLAARPEERPTAAEVAELCRRAAGRDVRDFDGWLPKPLAATLAGIERAAKDPRASGWLTRIRRAP, encoded by the coding sequence ATGCGGAACGGGGGGCCTCAGCCGCTGCGCGACGACGATCCGCGGGAGATCGCGGGCTATGTGCTCGAGGCGCGGATCGGCGAGGGCGGGATGGGCACCGTCTATCTCACCCGCACCGGCGAGGGACGGCCCGTCGCGCTGAAGCTGATCCGCCGCGAGCACGCACAGAGCGAGAGCTTCCGGAAACGTTTCGCCCGCGAGGTCGAGGCGGTCCGCCGGGTGCACGGACACCACCTCGTACCGGTCGTCGACCATGACGCGGAGGCCGCCCGGCCCTGGCTCGCCACCCGTTACGTACCGGGGCTGCCGCTCGACGACGCGCTGGCCGAACACGGGCCGCTGCCGCTGAAGTGCGTGCTTCAGCTGACCGCCTGCGCGGCCCACGCGCTGGACGCCGTACACACCGCCGGGGTCATCCACCGCGATGTGAAGCCGGGCAATCTGCTGCTCACCGCGGAAGGGCCCTGGCTGCTCGACTTCGGCATCGCGCGGGACATCGGGACGTCATCCATGACCACAGTCGGCCGGATGGTCGGCACACCCAAGTACATGTCTCCCGAGCACGCGCTCGGCAAGCAGCTCACGCCCGCATCCGATGTGTTCACGCTCGGACTCGTCGCCGCCGAAGCCGCCGCCGGGCGCCATCCGTACGGAGAGGGCGGCGGCCTGGTGGTCGCCACCCGGATCGCCGGCACCGACCACGAGCCGCCGGATCTCCGCGCGCATCCGGCGGCGCTGCGCGAGGTGCTGACGGCCTGCCTCGCCGCCCGGCCCGAGGAGCGGCCGACGGCGGCGGAGGTGGCCGAGCTGTGCCGGCGGGCGGCGGGACGCGACGTACGTGACTTCGACGGCTGGCTGCCGAAGCCGCTCGCGGCGACCCTGGCAGGGATCGAGCGGGCCGCCAAGGACCCGAGGGCGTCCGGCTGGCTGACCAGAATCCGCCGGGCTCCCTGA